A segment of the Gossypium hirsutum isolate 1008001.06 chromosome D10, Gossypium_hirsutum_v2.1, whole genome shotgun sequence genome:
ACAATCTCTTTCTCCATGCTATAGCTTATCTACCAATGGACCTTTATTTCATGTATTCAAAGCTGCTGCCATGGCTACTTCTGCAAGCTTTTGTAAGTTCAACTTCACAACAGTATCCACAAACATCTTAGTATCCTCTTCAGTGTTCCCTTGAGGTATCTCCACCGAATAAGACTCCAAAACAATACTATATAcctctcctcctcctcctccttcctTAAACTCATGAACCGATGTCACAGCTCTATAATTATTCAGCCTATGATCTCCCCCCACAACCCTAAAGCTCAAAACATGCTCATCGTCATTTAATACCTCTAGTACTTCGGTGCTCGTCGACGCCGGTAAGCCC
Coding sequences within it:
- the LOC121222372 gene encoding abscisic acid receptor PYL3; the protein is MNPSLITCSNNNLTEEEISKLESIIQTYHTFPSSSNTCTSLLTQRINVPLSFIWLFVRDFENPNKYKHFIKSCTMKGDGRVGSVRDVTVISGLPASTSTEVLEVLNDDEHVLSFRVVGGDHRLNNYRAVTSVHEFKEGGGGGEVYSIVLESYSVEIPQGNTEEDTKMFVDTVVKLNLQKLAEVAMAAALNT